The genomic DNA CGTGGACCATTGCAAGTGATGCACGCTTAAAAACCAATGTGCACGATTACAAAGAAGGATTAGATGCATTGAAAAAAATACATCCTGTTTGGTTTACGTACACAGGAGAAGCCGGCATGCCAAAAGAAACCGGAGTAGGTGTGCTTGCACAAGAACTAAAAGAAGTAGCACCATACATGGTAGGTACATGGAATTACCTTGATGACAATAATAAGTCAACAGAATATTTAAGTGTGGATAATGGTGCTATGACCTATATGCTGATAAACAGTGTGAAGGAGTTGGACAGTAAAGTTCAAAGTTCATTGGTTCAAAGTTCAAAGTTAGAACAGCTTGAAAAGGAAAATCAAGCATTGAAAAACAAAATAGAAGAAATGAGCGCTTGCCTCGAAACACTTTGCAATAATTCTTTAGAAACAAAAACTCAAAACTCAGAACTCACAACTTTGAACTACCTCGAACAAAACAATCCCAATCCTTTCAAAGAAAACACAACAATAGGTTTTTACATTTCATCAAATTCTAGCAAAGGATTGCTTAAAATATTTTCGATGAATGGTGAAGAGATAAAGTCGTTTGTGATTTCTACAATAGGAAAAAGTCAAATTGAAATTTCAGGCTATACACTTGCACCGGGTGTTTATACTTATGTGTTGATAGTAGATGATAAAACAGTTGATACGAAGCAGATGGTGGTAACGAAATAAGAGGAACTGTCATTCCGAGGAACGAGGAATCTGGGCTCATAAAATGCAGATGCTTCGTTCCTCAGCATGACAAACACTTGAGTAAGGCAGCGAGTTTAAATAAAAGATTCCGGCTGCTTAATTTTAAAATCAAATTAATACAAAACAATAAATTCTTAAAGCAAAATTCTCTATGAAAAAACTAATACTCTTAGCTGTTGCAACTATGCTTGCAACCATCATGCAATCAAACGCACAAACAAACACATTCCCAACATCAGGTGCTGCTGGTATTGGTACTGCAACACCCAATGCTTCATCCTTACTCGATGTAACATCAACAACAAAAGGAGTTTTAATTCCTCGCATGACACTTGCACAACGCAATGCTATTGCGTCACCTGCAACAGGTTTGCTGATTTATCAAACCAACAGTACACCGGGTTTTTATTACTACTCAGGTACTGCATGGACAGCAGTTCAGAAAAAAGCCTGGGGGCTAAGCGATAATAGCAACACCAACAGTACCAATAATTTTATAGGCACTTTGGATGCCCAACCTTTGGTTTTCAAAATAGAAAATAAAAAGTCAGGCATAATAGATCCTGCAGTAATTACTGGCAACACTGCATTTGGTTTTGAAGCTTATTCATCAGATGTGAACGGAGGCTCCAGGAATGCTGCTTTTGGTTACCAATCACTTAAAGCTAACAATGGTGGGTATAGCAACACTGCAATGGGCGCTAACACGTTAAGTCAAAATACAACGGGCCACGAAAATACAAGTATCGGTACACGGGCGTTATCAGCAAATACTATTGGCAATTCAAACACGGCCATTGGATTTGAATCGTTGGTTGCAAATACAACCGGGGACAATAATACCGCAGTAGGCAGGTCATCGTTGACTAACAATACTACAGGTACAGAAAATACTGCTGTTGGAGACAGAGCAAGTTTTTTCAATACAACCGGATCAGGTAATACGGCATTCGGTAAAAATGTTTTGAATTTTAATTCGCAAGGTTCTAACAATGTTGCTATTGGCAATTCAAGTCTTCTAAAAAATTTGAATGGAAATTCAAATGTTGCAGTTGGTGTTAATGCAATAGGAGGCCTCATACAGGCAAGTGTTAATGAAAATGTAGCTATTGGATTCGAGGCACTTGCAGATGCAAAAGGCAATGGAAATCCCGCAATTGGATTTGGGTCACTAACACTTTATGAAGGCACCGCAACAGCGGCCAATACCGCAGTGGGGCACTTGGCAATGAATGGTACAACTAATGGTGGTGGAAATAGTGCATTCGGAGATAGCACATTGTATAACTGCGACTTCGGAACATTTAATACCGCCTTTGGTAGTTCTGCACTCTATTCCAATACAATAGGCGGTAACAATACCGCTGTCGGTTATCATGCATTGTATCAAAACACAACAGGTGCTGGCAACATTGCAGCTGGTTATAATGCTTTAGCTGGTAATATTTTCGGGGACAATAATATTGCCGTTGGATTCAATGCTCTAAAATCATCAACTTCTGGCGATGAAAACACCGCCATTGGTGTAAATGCTATGGGAAACACGGTGAGCGGCCTCTCCAATGTTGCTATTGGCGAAAGTGCTTTATTAGGCAATCAATCGGGCTCATTTAATACTGCAATCGGAAAAAACGCAAATGTTTCAAATGGTAATTTTTCGAATAGCACTGTTATTGGTTTTAATGCCGTAGTTGATGCCAGCAATAAGGTCCGCGTTGGCAACACCTCTATTGTAAGTATAGGAGGTGCTGTAGCCTGGACAAGTTTATCTGATGAGCGGATAAAGGAGCATATATTGGAAAACGT from Bacteroidota bacterium includes the following:
- a CDS encoding tail fiber domain-containing protein encodes the protein MQLLSPNASDNGILFGTAASAVSGGILYNAAGNKGFLFRTNGNSTKMVIDSSGNVGIGTTAPAFKLQVSTNSAAKPTSNTWTIASDARLKTNVHDYKEGLDALKKIHPVWFTYTGEAGMPKETGVGVLAQELKEVAPYMVGTWNYLDDNNKSTEYLSVDNGAMTYMLINSVKELDSKVQSSLVQSSKLEQLEKENQALKNKIEEMSACLETLCNNSLETKTQNSELTTLNYLEQNNPNPFKENTTIGFYISSNSSKGLLKIFSMNGEEIKSFVISTIGKSQIEISGYTLAPGVYTYVLIVDDKTVDTKQMVVTK
- a CDS encoding tail fiber domain-containing protein, giving the protein MKKLILLAVATMLATIMQSNAQTNTFPTSGAAGIGTATPNASSLLDVTSTTKGVLIPRMTLAQRNAIASPATGLLIYQTNSTPGFYYYSGTAWTAVQKKAWGLSDNSNTNSTNNFIGTLDAQPLVFKIENKKSGIIDPAVITGNTAFGFEAYSSDVNGGSRNAAFGYQSLKANNGGYSNTAMGANTLSQNTTGHENTSIGTRALSANTIGNSNTAIGFESLVANTTGDNNTAVGRSSLTNNTTGTENTAVGDRASFFNTTGSGNTAFGKNVLNFNSQGSNNVAIGNSSLLKNLNGNSNVAVGVNAIGGLIQASVNENVAIGFEALADAKGNGNPAIGFGSLTLYEGTATAANTAVGHLAMNGTTNGGGNSAFGDSTLYNCDFGTFNTAFGSSALYSNTIGGNNTAVGYHALYQNTTGAGNIAAGYNALAGNIFGDNNIAVGFNALKSSTSGDENTAIGVNAMGNTVSGLSNVAIGESALLGNQSGSFNTAIGKNANVSNGNFSNSTVIGFNAVVDASNKVRVGNTSIVSIGGAVAWTSLSDERIKEHILENVPGLTFINELRPVTYHFNVDAQNELMGVIDTIDFEGKYAIEKIQFSGFIAQEVAAAAHKTNYDFSGVDTTGKLMGLRYSEFVVPLVKATQELDENLKNAIVDLKHENEKIITDLKEIDKRIAEIQNYISDQQSNSNKQKLKAVENQNVLSVSPNPSSGRICIQYHLANKSSDAAINLIDENGVLLKSISLSENQSSLELDLSIYNSGSFIVQLINENTALVIQKVILNK